In Citrus sinensis cultivar Valencia sweet orange chromosome 2, DVS_A1.0, whole genome shotgun sequence, a single genomic region encodes these proteins:
- the LOC102609819 gene encoding protein THYLAKOID FORMATION1, chloroplastic produces the protein MASLTSVAFTSIGQTSCQRKVNVSSTRSLVSNFEGFRFRTSLFCHCVRFRASSSSSRMIIQCMSTATDVPPTVAETKMNFLKLYKRPIPSIYNTVLQELIVQQHLMRYKRTYQYDPVFALGFVTVYDRLMEGYPSDEDREAIFQAYITALKEDPEQYRIDAQKLEEWARGQTASSLVEFPSKEGEVEGILNDIAERASGKGNFSYSRFFAVGLFRLLELANATEPTVLEKLCAVLNVNKRSVDRDLDVYRNLLSKLLQAKELLKEYVDREKKKREERTEPQKANEAIKKCLGEYLYSHQ, from the exons ATGGCGTCTCTTACTTCAGTGGCGTTTACATCAATCGGTCAAACTTCTTGTCAGAGGAAAGTCAACGTCTCGTCAACTCGTTCCTTAGTTTCTAATTTTGAAGGCTTTCGATTCCGTACGAGTTTGTTCTGCCATTGTGTCCGTTTTAGAGCTTCAAGTTCAAGTTCTCGTATGATTATTCAATGCATGTCCACAGCTACTG ATGTGCCTCCTACTGTGGCCGAGACAAAGATGAATTTTCTGAAGTTATATAAGAGACCAATCCCCAGTATTTACAACACCGTTCTACAGGAATTGATTGTCCAACAACATTTGATGAGGTACAAAAGAACATACCAATATGACCCTGTGTTTGCCCTTGGATTTGTCACTGTATATGATCGACTCATGGAAGGCTATCCAAGTGATGAGGATCGAGAAGCCATCTTCCAAGCATACATTACGGCACTGAAGGAGGATCCAGAGCAATACAG AATTGATGCACAAAAGTTAGAGGAATGGGCTCGGGGTCAGACTGCCAGTTCATTAGTTGAGTTCCCATCTAAAGAAGGAGAAGTTGAGGGGATATTGAACGACATTGCAGAAAGAGCCAGCGGCAAGGGGAATTTCAGCTACAGCCGTTTCTTTGCTGTTGGGCTGTTTCGCCTTCTTGAACTGGCAAATGCAACTGAACCCACAGTGTTAGAAAAG CTTTGTGCAGTCTTAAATGTTAACAAAAGAAGTGTGGATCGTGACCTTGATGTATATCGCAATTTATTATCCAAGCTGCTTCAAGCTAAAGAGTTGCTGAAGGAGTATGTGGATAG ggaaaagaagaagagagaagaaaggACAGAACCGCAAAAGGCTAATGAAGCCATTAAAAAATGTCTGGGAGAATACCTATATTCCCATCAGTAA
- the LOC102609156 gene encoding diacylglycerol kinase 5 isoform X2, with amino-acid sequence MEEDSHSQSASLKEFYIPSYVLLPDSESETVPDVPRCPVLVFINSKSGGQLGGDLLVTYRSLLNKNQVFDVGEEAPDKALRRIYLNLETLKANGDAYATQIQERLRIIVAGGDGTAGWLLGVVCDLKLSHPPPIATVPLGTGNNLPFAFGWGKKNPGTDRHAVEQFLRHVMNAKEMKIDNWHILMRLRAPKEGSCDPIAPLELPHSLHAFGRVSATDELNKEGYHTFRGGFWNYFSMGMDAQVSYAFHSERKLHPEKFKNQLVNQSTYAKLGCTQGWFFASLVHPSSHNIAQLAKVKVMKKCGEWRDLEIPSSIRSIVCLNLPSFSGGLNPWGTPNTKKSQYKDFTPPYVDDGLLEVVGFRDAWHGLVLYAPSGHGTRLAQAHRICFEFHKGGADHTFMRIDGEPWKQPLPVDDDTVVVEISHHGQVNILATRDCQSKSVRDPSSSPSQHGSEDCQSDDDSSHGGEEHRKFGAAETFKIPEDIDISHIS; translated from the exons ATGGAAGAGGACTCTCATTCACAATCAGCTTCACTGAAGGAATTTTACATTCCTAGTTATGTTTTATTACCTGATTCAGAGTCTGAAACAGTTCCTGATGTGCCTCGGTGTCCCGTTCTCGTGTTTATCAACTCCAAAAGCGGCGGTCAGCTCGGCGGCGATCTTCTCGTTACGTATCGATCGCTTCTCAATAAGAATCAG GTGTTTGATGTAGGGGAAGAGGCTCCTGACAAGGCGCTGCGAagaatttatcttaatttagaGACGCTCAAAGCTAATGGAGATGCATATGCTACACAGATTCAGGAGAGATTAAGAATAATT GTTGCAGGTGGCGATGGGACAGCTGGCTGGCTCCTTGGAGTTGTTTGTGATCTCAAATTATCTCATCCGCCGCCGATTGCTACAGTACCTTTGGGAACCGGAAACAATCTACCTTTTGCTTTTGGTTGG GGAAAGAAGAATCCTGGGACTGATCGTCATGCTGTGGAGCAATTCCTGCGTCATGTAATGAATGCAAAGGAAATGAAAATAGACAA cTGGCATATTCTCATGAGATTGAGGGCTCCAAAGGAAGGTTCTTGTGATCCTATTGCACCTCTTGAGCTACCACATTCTTTACATGCATTTGGTCGTGTCTCTGCAACAGACGAGTTGAACAAG GAAGGTTACCATACATTTCGTGGGGGTTTCTGGAATTACTTCAGCATGG GAATGGATGCTCAAGTATCATATGCGTTTCATTCTGAACGAAAGTTGCATcctgaaaaatttaaaaatcagttAGTTAATCAG AGTACTTACGCGAAGCTTGGTTGTACTCAAGGATGGTTTTTTGCTTCTCTTGTCCATCCTTCTTCTCA TAACATAGCACAGCTCGCAAAGGTGAAGGTCATGAAAAAATGTGGTGAATGGCGAGATCTTGAAATACCTTCCAG CATCAGGTCAATTGTATGTCTTAACTTGCCCAGCTTTTCTGGTGGACTAAATCCGTGGGGAACACCAAACACCAAGAAATCCCAATAT AAAGACTTCACTCCCCCATATGTTGACGATGGTCTCCTAGAAGTGGTTGGATTTAGAGATGCTTGGCATGGTCTTGTTCTATATGCTCCAAGTGGACATGGGACTCGTCTTGCACAG GCACATCGAATTTGCTTTGAGTTTCACAAAGGAGGTGCTGATCATACATTCATGAGAATTGATGGAGAACCATGGAAGCAACCACTGCCAGTGGATGATGATACTGTTGTGGTTGAGATCTCTCACCATGGCCAAGTGAACATACTAGCCACCCGTGACTGTCAGTCTAAAAGTGTGCGCGATCCGTCATCATCACCTAGCCAACATGGAAGTGAGGATTGTCAGAGTGATGATGACTCTTCACATGGGGGAGAAGAGCATAGGAAATTTGGTGCAGCTGAAACATTCAAGATCCCAGAGGACATCGATATTTCTCATATTAGTTGA
- the LOC102609156 gene encoding diacylglycerol kinase 5 isoform X1, translated as MGNTPSKANNSQKKHPRKPAGRLRFWCFLSNQFSASMEEDSHSQSASLKEFYIPSYVLLPDSESETVPDVPRCPVLVFINSKSGGQLGGDLLVTYRSLLNKNQVFDVGEEAPDKALRRIYLNLETLKANGDAYATQIQERLRIIVAGGDGTAGWLLGVVCDLKLSHPPPIATVPLGTGNNLPFAFGWGKKNPGTDRHAVEQFLRHVMNAKEMKIDNWHILMRLRAPKEGSCDPIAPLELPHSLHAFGRVSATDELNKEGYHTFRGGFWNYFSMGMDAQVSYAFHSERKLHPEKFKNQLVNQSTYAKLGCTQGWFFASLVHPSSHNIAQLAKVKVMKKCGEWRDLEIPSSIRSIVCLNLPSFSGGLNPWGTPNTKKSQYKDFTPPYVDDGLLEVVGFRDAWHGLVLYAPSGHGTRLAQAHRICFEFHKGGADHTFMRIDGEPWKQPLPVDDDTVVVEISHHGQVNILATRDCQSKSVRDPSSSPSQHGSEDCQSDDDSSHGGEEHRKFGAAETFKIPEDIDISHIS; from the exons ATGGGAAATACTCCATCGAAGGCCAATAATTCGCAGAAGAAACATCCGCGGAAACCTGCTGGAAGATTAAGATTCTGGTGCTTTCTCTCGAACCAG TTCAGCGCAAGCATGGAAGAGGACTCTCATTCACAATCAGCTTCACTGAAGGAATTTTACATTCCTAGTTATGTTTTATTACCTGATTCAGAGTCTGAAACAGTTCCTGATGTGCCTCGGTGTCCCGTTCTCGTGTTTATCAACTCCAAAAGCGGCGGTCAGCTCGGCGGCGATCTTCTCGTTACGTATCGATCGCTTCTCAATAAGAATCAG GTGTTTGATGTAGGGGAAGAGGCTCCTGACAAGGCGCTGCGAagaatttatcttaatttagaGACGCTCAAAGCTAATGGAGATGCATATGCTACACAGATTCAGGAGAGATTAAGAATAATT GTTGCAGGTGGCGATGGGACAGCTGGCTGGCTCCTTGGAGTTGTTTGTGATCTCAAATTATCTCATCCGCCGCCGATTGCTACAGTACCTTTGGGAACCGGAAACAATCTACCTTTTGCTTTTGGTTGG GGAAAGAAGAATCCTGGGACTGATCGTCATGCTGTGGAGCAATTCCTGCGTCATGTAATGAATGCAAAGGAAATGAAAATAGACAA cTGGCATATTCTCATGAGATTGAGGGCTCCAAAGGAAGGTTCTTGTGATCCTATTGCACCTCTTGAGCTACCACATTCTTTACATGCATTTGGTCGTGTCTCTGCAACAGACGAGTTGAACAAG GAAGGTTACCATACATTTCGTGGGGGTTTCTGGAATTACTTCAGCATGG GAATGGATGCTCAAGTATCATATGCGTTTCATTCTGAACGAAAGTTGCATcctgaaaaatttaaaaatcagttAGTTAATCAG AGTACTTACGCGAAGCTTGGTTGTACTCAAGGATGGTTTTTTGCTTCTCTTGTCCATCCTTCTTCTCA TAACATAGCACAGCTCGCAAAGGTGAAGGTCATGAAAAAATGTGGTGAATGGCGAGATCTTGAAATACCTTCCAG CATCAGGTCAATTGTATGTCTTAACTTGCCCAGCTTTTCTGGTGGACTAAATCCGTGGGGAACACCAAACACCAAGAAATCCCAATAT AAAGACTTCACTCCCCCATATGTTGACGATGGTCTCCTAGAAGTGGTTGGATTTAGAGATGCTTGGCATGGTCTTGTTCTATATGCTCCAAGTGGACATGGGACTCGTCTTGCACAG GCACATCGAATTTGCTTTGAGTTTCACAAAGGAGGTGCTGATCATACATTCATGAGAATTGATGGAGAACCATGGAAGCAACCACTGCCAGTGGATGATGATACTGTTGTGGTTGAGATCTCTCACCATGGCCAAGTGAACATACTAGCCACCCGTGACTGTCAGTCTAAAAGTGTGCGCGATCCGTCATCATCACCTAGCCAACATGGAAGTGAGGATTGTCAGAGTGATGATGACTCTTCACATGGGGGAGAAGAGCATAGGAAATTTGGTGCAGCTGAAACATTCAAGATCCCAGAGGACATCGATATTTCTCATATTAGTTGA